The following coding sequences are from one Bacteroidales bacterium window:
- a CDS encoding ATP-binding protein, which yields MVYKSFNGKVIVQLLLFFAASAGMTFAFLNQHWLLFIPLALLSVVLFFNLLYLLNSTNRKITYFFDSVINEDTSLHYPENVGPRSLNTLHNSLNRLNNHIAGIKIKNEHNEKFFLELLRTSATGLMAVNEKGYIEHINDAALEFLNLQQISHMDLLRQKNTDLYDRMEMLKPGQSQTIKVLQNNELRLFSLKTSMLSFGDEKYKLYSISDIKTELEENELDSWQKLIRVMTHEIMNSVAPITSLSNTLSRIFIRDNNPLPPEEVTRKHVDNIIDGLGVIENTGKGLMRFVEDYRQLTRVPEPRFQTIQILPWIMSLQLLMNEKLSTQNVLFEIINEGAPPELTGDEKLLNQVMINLLNNAIEALDNVQHKKIILGISGNNSGRLKLTISDNGRGIPPEETEKIFIPFYTTREEGSGIGLSICRKIMRLHKGSISVHSVPGIKTTFTLNF from the coding sequence ATGGTTTATAAATCCTTTAATGGCAAAGTAATAGTGCAGCTTCTGCTTTTTTTTGCTGCAAGCGCCGGGATGACCTTTGCATTTTTAAACCAACACTGGCTTCTGTTTATACCGCTTGCCCTGCTTTCAGTTGTGCTTTTCTTCAACCTTCTGTATTTGCTTAACAGTACGAACCGGAAGATTACCTACTTTTTTGATTCCGTCATCAATGAAGATACTTCACTCCATTATCCTGAGAATGTGGGTCCGCGGTCGCTTAACACGCTTCACAACAGCCTGAACAGGCTGAACAATCATATCGCCGGCATCAAGATTAAAAACGAGCATAATGAAAAGTTCTTCCTTGAATTGCTGAGGACATCGGCAACAGGACTTATGGCTGTGAATGAAAAAGGATACATTGAACATATTAATGATGCGGCGCTTGAATTTTTAAATTTGCAGCAGATAAGCCATATGGATCTTCTCAGGCAAAAGAACACGGATTTGTATGACCGCATGGAGATGCTGAAGCCGGGTCAGAGCCAAACCATAAAGGTTTTACAAAACAATGAACTGAGGCTCTTTTCATTAAAAACATCCATGCTCAGTTTTGGCGATGAGAAATATAAACTGTATTCGATTTCGGATATTAAAACCGAACTTGAGGAAAATGAACTCGATTCATGGCAGAAACTGATCAGGGTAATGACTCATGAGATTATGAATTCTGTTGCGCCCATCACATCCCTTAGCAACACATTGTCAAGGATTTTTATCCGTGACAACAATCCGTTGCCCCCGGAAGAGGTGACAAGAAAGCATGTCGACAATATTATTGACGGATTAGGTGTAATTGAGAATACAGGAAAAGGACTTATGCGGTTTGTGGAAGATTACAGGCAGCTTACCCGGGTTCCGGAACCCCGCTTCCAGACCATTCAAATCCTTCCCTGGATTATGTCTCTGCAACTACTGATGAATGAAAAATTATCCACTCAGAATGTTTTATTTGAAATAATTAATGAAGGCGCACCACCAGAACTAACCGGCGATGAAAAGCTACTGAACCAGGTGATGATTAACCTGCTGAATAATGCCATTGAAGCCCTGGATAATGTTCAGCATAAAAAAATCATCCTTGGCATTTCTGGCAATAATTCGGGACGGTTGAAACTCACCATATCTGATAATGGCAGGGGCATTCCGCCTGAGGAAACCGAAAAAATATTTATTCCGTTCTATACCACCCGTGAAGAGGGCTCAGGCATAGGACTCAGCATTTGCCGTAAAATCATGCGCCTGCATAAAGGAAGTATTTCAGTGCATTCGGTGCCCGGCATTAAAACCACATTTACACTTAACTTTTAA
- a CDS encoding sigma-54 dependent transcriptional regulator, producing the protein MTPGKILVADDNKNALSALKMLLQIEFETVETISNPNLIRSYLEKTDFDIVLLDMNFSAGVNTGNEGLFWLNEIKKLNSSIEVVMITAYGDVELAVKALKNGAADFVLKPWENEKLLATLKSAYKLRRSGLQVEELKTREVRLKKELSHEWRQILGSSPAMLNMLQTISKVSRTDANVLITGENGTGKELVAHEIHRRSDRCDELLVTVDMGAIPETLFESELFGHKKGAFTDAREDRMGKFQVAHRGTLFLDEIGNLPLQMQSKLLTALQSRTIIPIGSNRPVPVDIRLICATNCNPDELVSQQKFREDLLYRINTICIEVPPLRERGNDIVLLSAFFLESFQKKYRKAPLHLSQGAVQKLREYKWPGNVRELQHTIEKAVILSDSDVLDADDFVFKTTAGSSAGASTFEEMEKHMILSALKKNGGKHSSVAEQLGISRQTLYNKIKRYGL; encoded by the coding sequence ATGACCCCCGGCAAAATCCTTGTTGCTGACGATAATAAAAATGCACTGAGTGCATTGAAAATGTTGCTTCAGATAGAATTTGAAACGGTTGAAACCATTTCAAATCCTAACCTGATCCGATCTTATCTTGAAAAAACGGATTTCGACATTGTACTACTCGACATGAATTTTTCAGCCGGTGTGAATACAGGCAATGAAGGTTTGTTCTGGCTGAATGAAATCAAAAAATTAAATTCATCCATTGAGGTGGTTATGATCACAGCCTATGGAGATGTGGAACTGGCTGTAAAAGCACTGAAGAACGGGGCTGCTGATTTTGTTCTGAAACCATGGGAAAATGAAAAACTGCTGGCCACCCTTAAATCTGCTTATAAACTGCGTCGTTCAGGCTTGCAGGTTGAGGAGCTAAAGACAAGGGAGGTCAGACTCAAAAAAGAGTTAAGTCACGAATGGCGACAAATCCTGGGATCCTCCCCTGCCATGCTGAACATGTTGCAGACCATTTCAAAGGTGTCACGCACCGACGCTAATGTATTGATAACCGGCGAAAACGGAACCGGCAAAGAACTTGTGGCTCATGAGATCCATCGTCGGTCTGACCGGTGTGATGAACTGCTGGTGACTGTAGATATGGGCGCCATTCCTGAAACTCTTTTTGAAAGCGAGCTTTTCGGCCATAAAAAAGGCGCTTTTACAGATGCCCGGGAAGACCGTATGGGAAAATTCCAGGTTGCCCACCGCGGGACTCTTTTCCTTGATGAAATCGGTAACCTGCCCCTTCAAATGCAGTCCAAATTGCTCACGGCGCTTCAAAGCCGTACCATTATTCCCATTGGTTCAAATCGTCCTGTTCCCGTTGATATCCGGCTTATTTGTGCAACCAACTGTAACCCGGATGAGCTGGTTTCCCAGCAGAAATTTCGTGAGGATCTGCTTTACCGTATCAATACAATATGCATTGAAGTGCCTCCCTTGCGTGAACGCGGAAACGACATTGTGCTCCTTTCTGCATTCTTCCTTGAAAGCTTTCAGAAGAAATACAGGAAAGCTCCGTTGCACCTTAGCCAGGGTGCTGTCCAGAAACTTCGGGAATATAAATGGCCTGGCAATGTAAGAGAATTACAACATACCATTGAAAAGGCAGTGATATTAAGCGATTCGGATGTTCTTGATGCGGATGACTTTGTATTTAAAACCACTGCCGGGAGTTCAGCCGGAGCTTCAACATTTGAAGAAATGGAAAAGCATATGATCCTTTCAGCACTCAAAAAGAATGGTGGCAAACATAGTTCGGTGGCGGAACAGCTGGGCATTTCGAGGCAGACTCTTTATAATAAGATTAAAAGGTATGGTTTATAA
- a CDS encoding ABC transporter permease: MFRFFTGIAFRYLWQNKTYSILNYVCLAFGFTCAIVSVLYVRNALSYNKFNENYERLYSVEAMVTFFNGDRFPKQYLTASLPDMLRKNAPEIEDISRVSEHSGSFINGDKNFTLSGIYADENFFRLFTFPFIRGEFASEGHRADINSISISEKMAVLFFGTNECVGKTLTLKENGTEQLFKINGVFSNVPSQSSIRFDFVIPFTRYLADNPQALETGATSNETWILLNGTTNKMQVQEKIKNLITNLETSMNQELFLFPLKDKNLYRYTGHGRVWGDMQWVVIVAAVGFVILLIACFNFINMAVALNIKRYRETGIKKVIGSKKKTIIGQFMGETFIIAFAALLTAVFLVYLVLPVINSILGYGIHFRVLSFEMTGILLAIVLFTCLVAGLFPALYLASSSPLTVLKGGKISGRSYSFLRQAMIIFQFTIPVALIVCVMIIKVQDSFMRNYDIGVDKNRLIVLNNSEALQKHSQSFKNDLLKLPGIVAVSFSNCLPARGTRISNEVSWEGKKDTEKLHFWCVSTDYDYNKAVTVHLTEGRFFDATYPSDSTCYVINDIAVDVMKMKNPAGSTITLDGRRGTVIGVFDKFHAVDLAGPYAPVIIRIDRESKPFILIRYSSGNYADMSGKVKKVFSTYCPDQPFEATLYRNLPSYSNLALPANLTTAAFIIALLLACMGLYGLASFTSESRTKEIGIRKTNGATTISVMRMLLSNYMKWLVISFVIAAPIAYFLGSFFLGRFHFRTPFPFWVFIAGPAVAFTVAIFTVSTLTWRVANRNPVEALRYE, translated from the coding sequence ATGTTTCGCTTTTTTACAGGCATTGCTTTCCGCTATTTATGGCAGAATAAAACTTACAGCATACTGAATTATGTTTGCCTTGCATTCGGATTTACATGTGCCATTGTCTCGGTTCTTTATGTCAGGAATGCTTTAAGCTATAATAAATTCAATGAAAACTATGAGCGGCTCTATTCGGTTGAAGCCATGGTTACTTTTTTTAACGGTGACCGGTTCCCTAAACAATACCTCACTGCATCACTTCCTGATATGCTCAGAAAAAACGCCCCTGAAATCGAAGATATTTCGCGTGTGTCAGAACATTCAGGTTCTTTTATAAACGGTGATAAGAATTTCACACTTTCCGGAATTTATGCGGATGAAAATTTTTTCAGGCTTTTTACATTTCCATTTATAAGAGGTGAATTTGCTTCCGAGGGCCATCGGGCAGATATTAATTCAATTTCAATATCTGAAAAAATGGCTGTGTTGTTCTTCGGAACTAACGAATGTGTAGGGAAGACCTTAACTCTGAAAGAAAACGGCACGGAACAGCTCTTTAAAATCAATGGTGTATTTTCTAATGTCCCTTCCCAGTCAAGTATTCGGTTTGATTTTGTTATTCCCTTCACCCGGTATCTTGCTGATAATCCGCAGGCCCTTGAAACCGGTGCAACATCTAATGAAACCTGGATACTGCTGAATGGTACCACAAATAAAATGCAGGTTCAGGAAAAAATCAAAAATCTTATTACCAATCTTGAGACCAGCATGAACCAGGAATTGTTCCTGTTTCCGCTGAAGGATAAAAATCTTTACCGGTATACAGGCCATGGCCGGGTTTGGGGTGATATGCAATGGGTGGTGATTGTAGCGGCAGTTGGATTTGTTATCCTGTTAATTGCCTGTTTCAATTTTATTAATATGGCGGTTGCCCTTAACATTAAAAGATACCGTGAAACCGGAATTAAAAAGGTAATCGGTTCAAAGAAGAAAACGATAATCGGCCAGTTTATGGGTGAAACATTTATCATTGCCTTTGCCGCCCTGTTAACAGCCGTTTTCCTGGTTTACCTGGTACTTCCGGTTATCAATAGTATCCTGGGTTATGGCATTCATTTCAGGGTTCTGTCTTTTGAAATGACGGGAATATTACTTGCCATTGTACTTTTCACATGCCTGGTGGCCGGATTGTTCCCTGCACTCTACCTGGCTTCTTCAAGTCCTCTCACTGTGCTGAAAGGCGGTAAGATATCCGGCAGGAGCTACAGCTTCCTTCGTCAGGCCATGATCATTTTTCAGTTCACCATTCCGGTTGCACTCATTGTTTGTGTGATGATCATCAAGGTCCAGGATAGTTTCATGAGGAATTATGATATAGGTGTCGATAAAAACAGGCTGATTGTCCTGAATAACTCAGAGGCACTGCAGAAACATTCCCAGAGCTTTAAAAACGATCTGCTAAAGCTACCGGGTATAGTGGCAGTAAGTTTTAGCAACTGCCTACCTGCAAGGGGTACTCGCATCAGTAATGAAGTAAGCTGGGAAGGTAAGAAGGATACGGAAAAGCTTCATTTCTGGTGTGTCAGTACTGATTACGACTATAACAAAGCGGTGACTGTTCATTTGACCGAAGGCCGGTTCTTTGATGCAACCTATCCTTCCGATTCAACCTGTTATGTAATTAACGACATTGCCGTTGATGTAATGAAAATGAAAAACCCTGCAGGATCAACGATTACGCTCGACGGAAGGAGAGGAACAGTGATCGGGGTTTTCGATAAATTTCATGCAGTGGACCTGGCAGGCCCTTATGCCCCTGTGATTATCAGAATTGACAGGGAAAGCAAACCGTTTATTCTCATCCGGTATTCTTCAGGTAATTATGCGGATATGAGCGGGAAGGTAAAGAAAGTGTTCAGCACCTATTGTCCCGACCAGCCTTTTGAAGCCACTCTTTACAGAAATCTTCCTTCATACAGTAACCTGGCCTTACCTGCTAATTTAACAACTGCTGCTTTCATTATTGCCTTGCTGCTGGCGTGCATGGGTTTATACGGACTGGCATCGTTTACATCGGAGAGCAGGACCAAGGAAATAGGCATCCGTAAAACAAATGGGGCAACAACGATTTCTGTAATGAGGATGCTCCTTTCGAATTACATGAAATGGCTTGTGATATCCTTTGTTATTGCAGCACCAATCGCATACTTCCTTGGCAGCTTTTTCCTGGGGCGGTTTCATTTCCGCACGCCATTTCCATTCTGGGTATTCATAGCGGGACCTGCCGTTGCCTTTACAGTGGCCATTTTTACAGTGAGTACATTAACATGGCGTGTTGCCAACCGCAACCCGGTTGAAGCGCTGAGGTATGAATAG
- a CDS encoding ABC transporter ATP-binding protein: protein MISTVNLNRIFKTDEVETTALNNINFDVKTGEFVAVMGPSGCGKSTLLNILGLIDKPTSGKYVFNGRDVSDLRESIATETRRGNIGFVFQSFNLIDELTVGENVELPLVYMHISSSRRRTMVDTLLERMKIGHRKNHFPQQLSGGQQQRAAIARAIIAGPKLVLADEPTGNLDSKNGLEVMKILSDLNKEGTTIVMVTHSERDSGFAHRIVNLLDGKIVIG from the coding sequence ATGATTTCAACAGTGAATTTAAACAGAATATTCAAAACCGATGAAGTAGAAACCACTGCGCTGAATAACATAAATTTTGATGTTAAGACCGGAGAATTTGTTGCAGTCATGGGCCCTTCAGGATGCGGTAAATCCACTCTTTTAAACATTCTCGGTTTAATTGACAAACCTACATCAGGCAAGTATGTTTTTAACGGGCGGGATGTTTCGGACCTGCGCGAATCTATAGCTACCGAAACACGAAGAGGAAATATCGGGTTCGTATTTCAGAGTTTTAACCTGATTGATGAGCTTACCGTAGGTGAAAATGTAGAACTTCCATTGGTTTACATGCATATTTCATCTTCCAGGCGAAGAACCATGGTTGACACACTTCTTGAACGAATGAAAATCGGACACCGCAAAAATCATTTTCCCCAGCAGCTTTCAGGTGGCCAGCAGCAGCGTGCTGCTATTGCCAGGGCTATTATAGCGGGCCCCAAACTGGTATTAGCGGATGAGCCTACCGGTAACCTTGATTCAAAAAATGGTCTTGAGGTTATGAAGATATTGTCTGATCTTAACAAGGAAGGGACAACAATCGTTATGGTGACTCACTCTGAGCGTGATTCAGGTTTTGCTCACCGGATTGTCAATTTATTAGACGGGAAAATAGTGATCGGATAA